The sequence atcatggcttactgcagcctcattgcttctgggctcaagcagtcctcctgcctcagcctccccatgtgttgggattacaggcatgagccaccgtgtccagcctcaattcaaatatttattgaacttccACTGTGTTCTATGTTTGATGATGTGGAGAGATTTAACCGTTCAttcctttaaaaagatttttttttttttttgctaaaccTTCCTGAGTGGCTTGTGCTAGATAAACTCCAAGTTCTATGCATCtccaggtttttatttatttactttttttttttttttttttttttagatttttagacggagtctcgctctgtcccccaggctggagtgcagtggcgcaatcttggctcactgcaagctccgcctcccgggttcacaccattctcctcccgagtaggtgggactacaggcgcctgccaccacgcccggctaattttttgtatttttagcagagatggggtttcaccgtgttagccaggatggtctcaatctcctgacctcgtgatccgcccgcctcggcctcccaaagtgctgggattacaggcatgagccaccacacctagcctattaatttacttttaaagcTGGTCTTGAGTTCTTGCTGCCTAGTATGGAATAGGTTGAATCAATTATGGTTTAATTCAGTAAATATCATTGAGTATCCACTATTGTGCAGGCATTGGGCTGAGACGGAAATAAGTAAGCCAGCCTAACAGGCAACACAAAGGTGTAAGCAAATGCATTGCCCTGTGGTAATAATATCAGTGAAAGCATGTGTGGGGTACAGAGGTAGCAAAGAATGCAAGAGATTTTAATGCTGTCCAGTTGAGGGCAAGAAAACCTCTCTGGAAAAGATGACAATTAGGTTTTAAGGATAAATAGTAGTTTTCCTATTTAGGGGAGCCACTCCAGGTAGAGAAAACCTGGAGTAGTTTTCCATGCCTGAAAGAGCCTGGTGTGTTAAGACAGTTTCGAACAGTACTGCCAGAATATAGAGTGGGATGCCTGGGGAGGGGGTGCTAGGAAGCAGTAGGCATGCCTCTAGAGTGGGCCTGACGATCAGTTGGGAGTTGTAGGTAGCCAGTCCAAATGTTAGTTAATTAAATcgctttttttctcctctctgaatGCCTTGGGAGAGAAGAAccaggatgagagagagagatcattgAAGTTGGAGATTAGTGGGCTTTTGGAAGGAAGCTTTGGACTTAAAAGATGATTAACAGGAGGTTTTTAGAGATTTGATAATAGTAAATTATTGGGAATGTGGTGCCTGATTTTCTAGTAGGGTCACCTGGCATAAAATGTTCCAAGCAGATGTTTTGAAGCAGTTGTATACCTGGGAAGGGCAGCATGCATGCGGTAGCAGCATCTCTGACAATAAGCTTGTTTCTGTCTCCCGATTCGCAGAAGACCACGTGGCCTTAAACCAACTGCTGCAACTCTGTGTGCAGGATGATTCTGTGGGCCCAAGTCACCCAGCGCCTATGCTGCAACCAAAAGTGCCTCCTGTCGCTTTGTATCAAAGGACCTTTGTCATGATCTCATTCACAATATTGGTGGTCCCTGAGAGTGGAGCAGTGGAGTGATTGACGTGCCTGAGTTTGAAGAGAGTTAACCACTGGAATCTCTCATGTTTTATTCCCTCCAAAATGCTGCAGTTCAGTGTTGTCCCAGATTTTATGCTTGTGCTTAGATTTCTCTGTTCTCTAATTTGTTAAGTTTGTCTTTAATATTTCACAGGCTTTCTTGATCATGGATGGTGAAGATATACCAGATTTTTCAAGTTTAAAGGAGGAAACTGCTTATTGGAAGGAACTTTCCTTGAAGTATAAGCAAAGGTAATGTTGGAAAGCACACTAAAAGTAGGGGAGGGCATTTGGAATACACCGTGTCttgtttgtgcatttttctttttaacataaagCTAAATTTAGAATTGCAGATTTAGGATTCTAGGATTGAGATTCTACAAACAGTCACCACATGGGTTGTATTTAAATAGTGTAAACATGCCATAAGTCTTTATATtgttcaaattattaaaatagtagGAAAActgtcatttatgatttcttctGATTGTTACCTGTTCTATGCTTTTTAGTAGGCGGGGCCATCTTTGGCCCGTTTTGCATGCACTGATTCTGCCTCATCATTTTGGTCATTTGGAGATTCTGATAAGCTGTCTGGGGCTCCATAGAACAGACTTTACGTTCTCCTCAGGCAAGCATGATCAGTGTCTGGAGCCAGCAAAGCTTTGAGGGAGGGGGAGAAGCTTCAGGGGCATGGAACgttttataaaatttcagttatttggTTGGGAGAACTTTCAGGCAACAACCTTTTAAGCAACAAAACTtgtctcaaatttcttttttaaaaatgggatcttgctaaataaaatattgatacattttcCTATTTTGGTTAACAGAGTTTACTAAGTCTTATCAAACCTTTTACTGCCCTTTCATTATTATCACCGAAGTCAGTTATTCTATTGTGCCAGTGGATATGAAAGGTGTGTATCTATGGCAGGGTTCTTAATCTTTTTCTGTGTCATAGATGTCTTAATGGGCTGGGGTAGCCTGTGGACTCctcagcataatatttttaaatgcatagaataatagaattacaaagaaaatcaattatattgAAAAAAGTTATCTAAATATTAAACTAATTTATGGCATAGTAACATGTACTTCTCTATTAAtgcattaaataaaaaaagatacagaagtgAATGTAATAACTACCTAATTTTGAAATagtcatgaaaataaatatatttagagaTACATGCAACGATTCTATTGTGATGTGAAAATATGTGTGATTTCTGTTGAATATGGTAGAAGGAAATGCCAAATTTGTTACtttaatgaaagtaaaaatgcatttttctcgCATCTGAGTTCTGTGGTGGAAGAAGCTAATGGTATTGAGCCACGTAGCCTTACTTTTCATAAATATTGTAATCACTGACTTGTGGCTCCTTTTTGGGCTTGTCGTTTTCATTGAACCCTGAATATATACAGTAAGAGATGCAAAACAGATTGtctttagtatattttatgaGAGCATTAGCATTCAAGCAAAAATTATCGAATTGCTCTATAATCACCTCCAAGACAATCCTTGTGGTTCTTAGTGTAACTCGTCTTTCCCACTTTGTTTCTGATTAGCTTCCAGGAAGCTCGGGATGAGCTAGTTGAATTCCAGGAAGGAAGCAGAGAATTAGAAGCAGAGTTGGAGGCACAATTAGTACAGGCTGAACAAAGAAATAGAGACTTGCAGGCTGATAACCAAAGACTGAAATATGAAGTGGAGGCATTAAAGGTAATTGCAGCAGTAGACGCTGGGGTCTAATGTGTTGAgttttattaaaatgagaaatatgttTTTCAGGTGCTTAAGAGCAGCTGGCGacaaaaaatagtttgaaaaaaacGCTTAAAGTgaatttttgaataaaatgttttctttcacgGAACCAGGGGAAAAGGTGGTTTAGAGTTTAGGAGTTCACTTAGAAACTTTGTAGTTGTCACTTTTCTAGCTATAATGTTCCTAgctatattatattatagttCCTATAATTTTCAAAAGCTGCCTGATTATTTGTTTTGACAGATAGGTTGCCTCATTCTGCAGTATGTTTACAATTATATTGATAGGgaatatgcatttatttcattattgttcATAGCCCTTTCAGTTTTGGAGTTTAGTTAGGGTTAAAAATTTCCCTTCTAAAAAGGAATTTTCAGGAGCAAAAGGATTCACCCCTTTCTCTGCCCTTTACCATCTACTGTAGCCACATGCTTGAGGGTATTTAGTGTCTGGGGAGTGGGTGGGTTCTGGGAAGGTTGGATGGGCAGGTGAAAGGTAGGGAATGTGAACTCTGTGCTTACCCTGGGCCGCATTTAGCCTGAAAATCCAGAGGTTTCCTTAACAAGTTTGCGGATTTTGAGGCAAGGATTTTTTATATTAGTTCTTTTCAGAGAGATTGTTATTGGGTTTCTTTCTGAGAGGAGAATggttgacaaaatttaacatgagTTTAGGCACTTAGAATGAATGTGtcatttagttgtttttaaagtaattgttACAAGAGTGTGGGTAAATTCCTTGGGTTCCCCCCCACCCTTTTAACTTGAGTTACCTCTTTAGTAAAGAGAACTGTATATTAATGACATGTACTTTCCTATACTGATGCCCTCAGGAGAAGCTAGAGCATCAATATGCACAGAGCTATAAGCAGGTCTCAGTGTTAGAAGATGATTTAAGTCAGACTCGGGCCATTAAGGAGCAGTTGCATAAGTATGTGAGAGAGCTGGAGCAGGCCAACGACGACCTGGAGCGAGCCAAAAGGTAAACGAATGACTgcattttgttagaaaaaaacCACCTTGGTAATTAGTGATTAAAATCTTTATTAGGCTCTTCCCCTAGATCTTAGTCCCAGAACATTTCCTGTTGGTGTTTCATGTCACCTGTAACTCATCGGACGGAAGGGAACCCCAAATCCTCATCTCCCAGATAACGCCCTTCAAAgctttctctttcaatttttcttttttccttctttcatataCTGTGGTTGatcctattggttttgttttgttttttgagacagggtctcacattgtcgcccagtctggagtgcagtggcatgatctcggctcactgcaacctctgcctcccagattcaagcgattcttgtgcctcagccttccaagtagctgggattataggcatgtgccaccacacccagctaatttttgtatttttagtagagacggggttttgccatgttggccaggctggtcttgaattcctgccatcaagtgatctgcccaccttggcctcccaaagtgctgggattataggcatgagccactgcacccagcctaggttttgtgtatttatttattttttaaactgtctcATGCATTCCCCCATCTTCCCTCTGTGCTCTTAACACTTCCATACTTCCTGTAGGTCCTCATATCTTATACCTGGATTCTGTAGTTATCCTCTAGCtgatatatctttatatttctgttcctttttattctcttttaatacTGACTGatgaattttcttaaaatgttgatTTCAGTTCAAATTTCTGAACAACGTGCAGTGGCTTGCTATCACTGTTGCCAAACTTTTATGCATGTGTAATTAGTTGTTTCTTAACCATTCCAAACTTAATTCCTATTACTTTATAATTGTTTCCTGGTATTTCCTTCCTTAATATTTATCCAGTGAGTCTTAAGTGACTGACATGATGCTAAACTTACAGATGCGGAGCTAGTCTGGTCACTACCCTTGGGGGTGACAGATATGTACATTCACTATGTTAATACCCTAGTAAAAAAAAGTGGGCAAGCTGCTGCTCCAGGGCATAGAGGAGGCAGCAGCCAGATTGGTTGCGGGGaggtgggcggggggggggcaGTGGGggaaccaatcagaggctgaagtgaagttacaaagtgaCACCCTATGCAAATGTCTGAGTGGTTGCAGAAAGCAAAGGGAATAGCTTCTGGTCCTTTTCTTACTTAGGTGTGGAAAGTTccggttttccttttgatttagttctaggaagtcagtgtgaattggccttaggttccctgacTTGGGACTTAATGTTTTAAACAAACTCTTACATATATTACAAgttttgaaaagttttctttctgaaaatgtgTAAACTTGATTGTATTGTGTTCAAAACACAGTGGAGATATAAATAGTGTAACAAATAGCCTTTCTGTAGGGAACATTAAGGAATAGATGGGAATTTAAAAGAATGTATTGTATATATTGCCCAACTGATAGAGACACTACGTGCCAGCAGTGGTCAGGAAGGGGCAAGATCATCTTCTTTGATTGGGGCCAGGCTGGCTAGGTCAGGAAATGTCACGAGATAAACTGACAGTTTCCTTTTGTACTATCTGTTTgcacatgttatttatttaattcatgtactctaatttttctttttagggcAACAATAGTTTCACTGGAAGACTTTGAACAAAGGCTAAACCAGGCCATTGAACGAAATGCATTTTTAGAAAGTGAACTTGATGAAAAGGAATCTTTGTTGGTCTCTGTACAGAGGTTAAAGGATGAAGCAAGAGGTAAAATTTATAACTTAAagaatacagttgacccttgaacaacatgggtttgaattgTGTGGGCCCACttatactctgattttttttcaaccaaatgtggattgaaaatacagtattcacgGCATTCAAAACCCTGtatatggagggctgacttttCATATATACGGGCTGACTGTGGGACTTCAGTATGCGCCAATTTTGGTGTaggtgggggtcctggaaccaatccccatgtatactgagggacaactgtatttaTCCTCCCTTACCTTACTGTCCCTATGCCAGAAGAAGCTTAGAGTCaactttttttggagacgaagtctcgtactttcacccaggctggagtgcaatggcacaatctcagctcactgcaaattccgcctcctgggttcaaacaattctcctgcctcagcctctcgagtagctgggattacaggcgcccgccaccacacccagctgatttttgtatttttagtagagacgggatttcaccatattggccaggctgatctcgaactcctgacctcgtgatccggccgccttggcctcccaaaatgctgggattacagacgtgagccaccgcgcctggccccatccagctaattaagaaaacattttttttgtggagacagtctcagtatgttggccaggctggttttgaacccttGGCCTTAAATGGTCCTTCTGGTtctgtctcccaaaatgttgggattatgggtgtgagccactgtgcctggcttcttaatcattttaaagtgtacagtccagtagtgttaagtatagtCAAATTGTTGTGTAAACAAAtttttagaactttttcatcttgcaaaactgaaactatacCTATTGAATAGTGACTAcccattttcccttcccttcagcccctggcaaccacagtTCTATTTTCTATGAGTTCagctactttagatacctcatataagggagattatacagtatttgtgactggtttattgcatttagcataatgtcctcaaggtttatccatgtgtAGTATGTgacaaaatttccttcttttttaaggctgaatgatactccattgtatgtattcattttctttatctgttcatctgtggatggacatCGAGTTGCTCCCATCTCTTGCTATTGCGAATGATAccgctgtgaacatgggtgtccaaatatctctttgagatcctgttttgaattcttttggatacatacccaaaaGGGGGatgactttgttccttttttaacaCAAGCAAATATTCTGTAAGTTAAATTGCATAATTGGAAAAGATAACATTAATTTTGGGTTAAAAACTCGacattggctgggtgtggcggctcacgcctgtaattctagcactttgggaggctgaggcgggtggatcatttgaggttaggagttcgagaccagcctgaccaacatggtgaaaccccatctctactaaaaattcaaaaaaaaaaattagctgggtgtggtggcgggcacctgtaatcccagctacttgggaggctgaggcaggagaatcgcttgaacccaggaggtggaggttgcagtgagccgagattgcgtcactgcactctagcctgggcgacagagtgagactccgtctcaaaaaaaaaaaaaaacgctcaATATTTGAAAGCATGAGAAAAATTTAAACCGTTCTGAATACTTCttttctaaaagtaaatatttcatagTGATAATAGTTAATGCCAGcccatttaaaattacaaaaatgcaCTTAGTTGATTTTGCAATAACCCCAAAACtacatcatttgaaaataaaagcaaataagttGGTGAAGAATATTTACTTTTGTGTGAATTGTACTGTGGACTCTGCACTGTTTCTTTTTGCATATAAGCATAAGTAACTTCTCTCAGGTTAtagcatttttaaattctaaaagatCATTTAGACAGtagttttgccatttttattcCCCTAGAAATGAAAGTTATACTTAAATAGGaaattcatttttgagaaatagTAATTTAGGAAGAAGACCTTTATGACATTTTAGATGTCACTTTGCTTGATATATTTGCTCCCTCTAGTGAGTATTCCTGCCCTTGTTTGcaatattttacagatttaagGCAAGAACTAGCAGTTCGGGAAAGACAACAGGAAGTAACTAGAAAGTCGGCTCCTAGCTCTCCAACTCTAGACTGTGAAAAGATGGACTCCGCCGTCCAAGCATCACTTTCTTTGCCAGCTACCCCTGTTGGCAAAGGAACGGAGAACACTTTTCCTTCACCGAAAGGTTtgtaatgtcttttctttttgaggcgaTGTGTTAGATGATCAGCTTACGGGGGTTTGTTGCTGAAGGCGGTTGCTAAGGTTTAAAGAGTAATTTTAGTTTAAAAGTTGGTGAAGTCTAGTGCTATGTGAAATAGAAGAAGGAATTGTTTTCCTAGGCCACTAATATATAGGAAACAGTGAAATGATGGTTacatttaagatgagatttttaaaagttaaaggtTTTTaaggaaagtttattttttgatgaTAGCAATAGATTTTGTGATTACAGCCGTATGTTTaggtagaaaattttaaaaacacagaaaaagaaaataaaaatcatgttatCTTACCacttacaggcacccaccattaacattttgagtttttttttctattgtgtgcttgtgtgtgtttgtgcacatcTCTTTGTCACATGCAAATTTGGGGATCATATTTaaacacagttttatttcttccttttgccaCTTTCCATATCATGGGAGACCTGAGGCCTTTCTACATAGAATGTACAGAGAATCATTAAGTTATCTTTCAGACTCATGTAAGACCGGCTTGGATGGACATGCCCATTCTGTTACATGCTTCAGGAGCTGCCATTTTCAAAAGCATTGTTCGGAGTAATTGATGATTGGCACATACAGAATACTCACATTGCCATGAAccagtgtgtttttttaaaatccgGATAAGCAGAAAAACCACCTAGTAGCCACTAGATAGAACCTTAAAATGGAATCTTAAAGCTCTCAATTGAGATTTGTTTAGATTTTGCAGCTCGTAGTTCATATTTCTGCTACTCTCATCcccccttgctttttttttccacccTATATTGAAGCTGTCATCCcaccctttttaaaatatagggtTTTATCTTTTAGAATGCTATGTGGGCAACTAGTACAGTGAGCTCTCTCTGTCTGTGCTACTCAATAGTCACCAGcccatgtggctatttaaatttatattaaaatgaaataaaatataaaattcagtttctttgtcacattaaccacatttcaagtgctcagtaaccCTTGAGTAGGTAATTCAACTTGTCTTTGCCTTGTTACGAGATGATATCAGATAAGGTATGTGAAGGTGCTGTATGGTTGTAAGGTGTTACTAATTGCGCTAGGTTTACTGCTGAGGACAAAGGGCAGGCAATAGATTATTAGCAGTCATCAGGAGCCCTCACGGTCAGTTTTTCAGAAGAGCTGCTTGTATATTTGAAGATTTCACAATTACACCTGAGGACTAACAAAGTTTTACTTTTATGTTACTGATTAGAATTATGCAGATCTGAAAATCCTTTAATTGAAGACGAATCAGAATAGTGAAAAGCCTCAGGTGCGGTGACACCCACAGGTggtgcacatttttttttaatagcccgTTAGAGTTTTCATTCAGGGACTTGGGGAGTCAAAAGGACATGGAGCCTGCTGTGGCACGGCATGAGGTGTGCCAACCCTATGGCAGTAATATTTGCTTAATAGATATGTTTTTAGGCTGGAACCAATAGCATGAATTTTCACTGGCTAACCTAAAAGCTGCTGTGTACTAGATCACTGCAATTTCATTACAAGAAAGCACAGAGTTGTGAGCAGCAGCAGGTGGTCAGAGAAATCGGTAAGATCTTAGAGCTGATCTTTCTGAAGTGGTCTGTCTTTAATTGTATTTTACCTTTTACaatgtttgtttctctttctttctttctttctctttctttctttttctttcttcctttctttcttttcttttctttttcttctcttttttttttttttttttgacagagttttgctttttttgcccaggctagagtgcaatggtgcgatcttggctcattgcaacttccgcctcctgggttcaagtgattctcctgccttggcctcccaagtagctgggattacaggtgtgtgccaccacacccagctaattttgtatttttagtagaaatggggtttcaccatgttggtcaggccagtctcaaactcctgacctcaggtgatccacccacctcagcctcccaaagtgctgagagtacaggcatgagccaccatgcccagcctacaatgTTTGTTTCTAAAAAGCATTTAAAGCAACTTACCATAAAAGCACAGATTTAATAACAcctaaaatgtaaaacttgaatAGGGAAAAATGAGATCTAGAAATCCCTGCCAAGAACAGTACAGCGGTTTTTTATATCACGTTGAGCGCCTGTTATGTGTCATGTGTTATTCTGGATGCTGGGAGCACAGTGGTAAGACAAAGCCCCTACCTTCAATGAGATTATATTCTTGAGGAGAAGAAGgataataaacaacaaaaaagccacaCAAGTATTTTCGTTGCTGATTAGCACTCTgtggaaaacaaacataaaaaataatagctaacctttattgagtacttactacgtgcatttttaaagtacattaatTTAAACTTCACAACATCTTTATGATGAGGTAGTTGTTATTTGCCCCCTCTTACATATGGGTCACTTACCCAGTGGCTGAACTGGATTTGAATACAGTAGTTCAGCTCAAGAGCCGTTAATCATGATGTCATATTatctcttaaaaattaagaaatgtgcACGACTGAAAACCTTACTGAGTGTGGAAGAAGATATGGG comes from Homo sapiens chromosome 17, GRCh38.p14 Primary Assembly and encodes:
- the NDEL1 gene encoding nuclear distribution protein nudE-like 1 isoform X1, with protein sequence MFYSLQNAAAFLIMDGEDIPDFSSLKEETAYWKELSLKYKQSFQEARDELVEFQEGSRELEAELEAQLVQAEQRNRDLQADNQRLKYEVEALKEKLEHQYAQSYKQVSVLEDDLSQTRAIKEQLHKYVRELEQANDDLERAKRATIVSLEDFEQRLNQAIERNAFLESELDEKESLLVSVQRLKDEARDLRQELAVRERQQEVTRKSAPSSPTLDCEKMDSAVQASLSLPATPVGKGTENTFPSPKAIPNGFGTSPLTPSARISALNIVGDLLRKVGALESKLAACRNFAKDQASRKSYISGNVNCGVLNGNGTKFSRSGHTSFFDKGSRAMTPSQLRLLTVIVRYRRCGPREAGGALAPVQYGTYLGEAALCMGICETQFVGYVTLPLE
- the NDEL1 gene encoding nuclear distribution protein nudE-like 1 isoform X4, yielding MFYSLQNAAAFLIMDGEDIPDFSSLKEETAYWKELSLKYKQSFQEARDELVEFQEGSRELEAELEAQLVQAEQRNRDLQADNQRLKYEVEALKEKLEHQYAQSYKQVSVLEDDLSQTRAIKEQLHKYVRELEQANDDLERAKRATIVSLEDFEQRLNQAIERNAFLESELDEKESLLVSVQRLKDEARDLRQELAVRERQQEVTRKSAPSSPTLDCEKMDSAVQASLSLPATPVGKGTENTFPSPKAIPNGFGTSPLTPSARISALNIVGDLLRKVGALESKLAACRNFAKDQASRKSYISGNVNCGVLNGNGTKFSRSGHTSFFDKGQEKVIFPTLFMGQ
- the NDEL1 gene encoding nuclear distribution protein nudE-like 1 isoform X2, encoding MFYSLQNAAAFLIMDGEDIPDFSSLKEETAYWKELSLKYKQSFQEARDELVEFQEGSRELEAELEAQLVQAEQRNRDLQADNQRLKYEVEALKEKLEHQYAQSYKQVSVLEDDLSQTRAIKEQLHKYVRELEQANDDLERAKRATIVSLEDFEQRLNQAIERNAFLESELDEKESLLVSVQRLKDEARDLRQELAVRERQQEVTRKSAPSSPTLDCEKMDSAVQASLSLPATPVGKGTENTFPSPKAIPNGFGTSPLTPSARISALNIVGDLLRKVGALESKLAACRNFAKDQASRKSYISGNVNCGVLNGNGTKFSRSGHTSFFDKGAVNGFDPAPPPPGLGSSRPSSAPGMLPLSV
- the NDEL1 gene encoding nuclear distribution protein nudE-like 1 isoform X5, whose translation is MFYSLQNAAAFLIMDGEDIPDFSSLKEETAYWKELSLKYKQSFQEARDELVEFQEGSRELEAELEAQLVQAEQRNRDLQADNQRLKYEVEALKEKLEHQYAQSYKQVSVLEDDLSQTRAIKEQLHKYVRELEQANDDLERAKRATIVSLEDFEQRLNQAIERNAFLESELDEKESLLVSVQRLKDEARDLRQELAVRERQQEVTRKSAPSSPTLDCEKMDSAVQASLSLPATPVGKGTENTFPSPKAIPNGFGTSPLTPSARISALNIVGDLLRKVGGSKRL
- the NDEL1 gene encoding nuclear distribution protein nudE-like 1 isoform X3, which translates into the protein MDGEDIPDFSSLKEETAYWKELSLKYKQSFQEARDELVEFQEGSRELEAELEAQLVQAEQRNRDLQADNQRLKYEVEALKEKLEHQYAQSYKQVSVLEDDLSQTRAIKEQLHKYVRELEQANDDLERAKRATIVSLEDFEQRLNQAIERNAFLESELDEKESLLVSVQRLKDEARDLRQELAVRERQQEVTRKSAPSSPTLDCEKMDSAVQASLSLPATPVGKGTENTFPSPKAIPNGFGTSPLTPSARISALNIVGDLLRKVGALESKLAACRNFAKDQASRKSYISGNVNCGVLNGNGTKFSRSGHTSFFDKGAVNGFDPAPPPPGLGSSRPSSAPGMLPLSV
- the NDEL1 gene encoding nuclear distribution protein nudE-like 1 isoform A (isoform A is encoded by transcript variant 1); translated protein: MDGEDIPDFSSLKEETAYWKELSLKYKQSFQEARDELVEFQEGSRELEAELEAQLVQAEQRNRDLQADNQRLKYEVEALKEKLEHQYAQSYKQVSVLEDDLSQTRAIKEQLHKYVRELEQANDDLERAKRATIVSLEDFEQRLNQAIERNAFLESELDEKESLLVSVQRLKDEARDLRQELAVRERQQEVTRKSAPSSPTLDCEKMDSAVQASLSLPATPVGKGTENTFPSPKAIPNGFGTSPLTPSARISALNIVGDLLRKVGALESKLAACRNFAKDQASRKSYISGNVNCGVLNGNGTKFSRSGHTSFFDKGQEKVIFPTLFMGQ
- the NDEL1 gene encoding nuclear distribution protein nudE-like 1 isoform C (isoform C is encoded by transcript variant 3) yields the protein MDGEDIPDFSSLKEETAYWKELSLKYKQSFQEARDELVEFQEGSRELEAELEAQLVQAEQRNRDLQADNQRLKYEVEALKEKLEHQYAQSYKQVSVLEDDLSQTRAIKEQLHKYVRELEQANDDLERAKRATIVSLEDFEQRLNQAIERNAFLESELDEKESLLVSVQRLKDEARDLRQELAVRERQQEVTRKSAPSSPTLDCEKMDSAVQASLSLPATPVGKGTENTFPSPKAIPNGFGTSPLTPSARISALNIVGDLLRKVGGSKRL